The genomic DNA AATTGAAGACAATCACGTGTTTAACAAATGACGTCATTAATTACTGAGTACAGCGTTGATCAACCTGATCGATCTGAAGATGGCGCTAGAAAACGTCCACTTTCGCCGCCATGTGGTCAAGCATGCGCAGTTGGGCGCTTTTGTTACAGCCAAGATGGCGTTGAGCAAAACGTTCGGGCAGAAACCAGTGAAATTTCAGCTGGAACAGGATGGCGATTTTTACATGATTGGATCAGAGGTATGCATGGTCTCGCGGGGAAAACGCAGAACCCGAATATATTTGTCTTTCACAATTGCATGTCCACGTTTAATTACTGTGCTCTGAAAACAGGCCAGAAGGCAACAAGCAAGATGTAGGAATGTATGTCGCtaactagccagctaactaACATTAGTCTAGCTATGTGAATGAATGGGTTGCTTACCTATGGAACTAACAATTTTAGCTAGCTATGTGATTAGCGAattcagttagctagctaaccagcTGTAAGTTACACAACATGGTTATCGTAGGAATAAATTACTATCTTGATATGTTGACTACCTGTAGTGGGTGGTTTGGCTTCCTTCTTCTCGTTAGTATATGTGATGATGACAGCTAGCTAGATAACATTAGATGTCGAAGTTCAAGGAAGAGTTGGTTAGAGACGAATATTACTTGCTTTTGAACGTATGTATAATTGCCAGCTAACGTATTTGCTTTTACCGACTGGCACATTCATATGTCATATAGCCTAAGCTTTGAAACGACCGCCAAGTTGCAATTGTTGATGTTGCACTGTCTCTTCGCACAGGTAGGCAACTATTTGCGCATGTTCCGTGGCTCCCTGTACAAAAGGTACCCGTCGCTGTGGAGGAGACTCGCGTCAGTCGAAGAGAGGAAGAAGATTGTAGCTTCATCGCACGGTGAGTGATACATTCTTGTTTTTGGTGGAGTAACCTACAATTAAAGCTTCAATGACGTCCGAGTGCCGCCGAGAAACTCCAAGCACTGGGACCTTAAAGCGAGACCTGCCTTCCCAGACAACGAGGTAGCCAGCCAACTAGCATATCCCAAAGGTTCTGCTTTTTGGACATCAGTGTCTTCAGTATTTTCTTTGTGTTAGATCATGGTTACACAACTTTAGCCACCAGTGTGACACTGCTGAAGGCGTCCGAGGTGGAGGAGATCTTCGAAGGGAACGATGAGAAGTACAAGGCGGTATCCATCAGCACAGAGCCCCCGGCGTACCTCAGGTAACACGCTCTCTTGTTTTTCGTCTGTTTGTTATGGTTGATCCTCATTACATGTCCTCATGTTACACTCCCTGCTGAGAATTCTGTCTTAAACCAGCCTAAGATGGTAAAtttggtttaagctgtgtttttgacacttttcgctggtcaaccagctgtcaACTAGTTTACCGGCTTATATAGTGAGCTAGTCCACCAGTTGGCCATCAGCATACCCTCCCAGTTTAACCAGCATTGACCATCTAGAGACAACCATTGACCTGCCACAGAGCAGCTACGACCAGTCATAAGTGTCAATAACACAGCTTGAACCATCTCAATCCTGGCTTACTGAGGTCATGGCACTGCTCTCAGGGGTTTGAAATATCCTGGCAAACTTGCCCAGTGTGTTTGTCAGTCTTGCCACTTTGTCATCCTCCTTTAGGGCTTTAATTGGCTAGTCTCCCCAGTTGAGGGCGTACTGCTCTGCTGAGGTTCAGACttttaacagtcaagagaggaatagcagcaacagacaccttcaaatcacaacactgtttattcctcCCCCTTCTTTGTAAACATGACATTGAAATGGCATTGGCTGTGGCCATTTTAACCagtaattattgtacagtgatacaatgttttggttgaGACCCAAATTTaacaactataaacacaggcagagagtgaatcaacatgccagtgagcctttttcaatgataggaagggatacagtggtcttgtaaccatgttttaacacaaaaatcttacctattgtaccttcaatgCTTCAGGGGAGGCTTTGGCCCCAAGCTGACCTGTGGAAAACAGCCTGTCGCTCCCTCAGGTTTAATCTCAACAGCAGGGTCCTGCTTTGACCTTGAGCAGCCTGAGTTGCTTTATAAGGAGCAGTATACAAGGTCTTCATATGAACTGAGATTAGCTTTAAGTCAGGGAGTTCAAAGACCCAAGGCAGTGGTAATGCTTGCCCTGATCCTGGCAGCCCTGCTGTCTGCTGGCTTCTGCTGCTACTCActgtcacctcacctggtttcatgggtctgaattggttggggtgctttaaggtgaaaacaaaaaaacttacaGCCTGCCAAGATCAGGGTTGAGAAGGTCATTGGTCATTCAGTCAGGAATACCTTACAACTGGGGGACCCATTCGCATGCTTCGTAGTTGGACAATCGAAACAAAGCTTGTGTGTGATCGTGAGTCAACATTTGTCTGGCTGTTTACCATCCAATCAACTAGCTAGTTATATCAAGCAATATTTGGCTGTTTCAGGGACTTAAGAATGCAAataccacagggaattgaatgatGTGGTTCTATAGTTGTCAAAGAATGTTTTACGTTTTAAATTTGAAGATGTGGTTCACCTATGGCTTTATTGTTTTAAATTTGTTACCGTTGAGTATTTCATTGTTGAATTGTTTCACAATTTATTGACTCGCCTTGCTGCATATATTAATATCCATgtgcattcatattcatatttatatcataaagAAAAATTCATTTATTAGGCACGACTGTTTCGTTCCAATATGTTGGCAAGAGTGAGTACATCACAACCAATTTGTGTAGTGTCTAGAATCCCGATTTCCCAGACTTGATCATCCAACAGAATAAGGTTCATATGGACCTTTCCAGTGGGAAAAATCGTGTTGACAATAAATCCGACACCACTTGAGAGCAGGGTCGGCCTGCGTACCGGACTGAGTGTGGGAGGTGCCACTGTTAGTTGTGGGTGATGTTGCGACAGCGGTTGGTTTACGTGCCTGTTCCTCACACTGTGGCCTCGCCCACAGGGAGCAGAAGGCGAAGAGGAACAGCCAATGGGTGCCGACCCTGCCGAACAGCTCCCACCACCTGGACGCTGTGCCCTGCTCCACCTCCATCAACCGCAACCGCATGGGCCGGGACAAGAAGAGGACCTTCCCCCTGTGGTATGTACACCTAATACACACACCTTCCCCTGTGGTATGtacacctaacacacacaccttcccctGTGGTATGtacacctaacacacacaccttcccctGTGGTATgtacacccaacacacacaccttcccctGTGGTATGtacacctaacacacacaccttcccccTGTGGTAAGtacacctaacacacacaccttcccctGTGGTATGtacacctaacacacacaccttcccctGTGGTATGTacacctaacacacactccttccCCTGTGGTATGTacacctaacacacactccttccCCTGTGGTATGtacacctaacacacacaccttcccctGTGGTATGTacagctaacacacactccttccCCTGTGGTATgtacacccaacacacacaccttgccctGTGGTATGtacacctaacacacacaccttcccccTGTGGTAAGtacacctaacacacacaccttcccctGTGGTATGtacacctaacacacacaccttcccctGTGGTATGtacacctaacacacacaccttcccccTGTGGTATGTACACCTAACAAACGCCTTCCCCTGTGGTATGtacacctaacacacacaccttcccctGTGGTATGTacagctaacacacactccttccCCTGTGGTATGtacacctaacacacacaccttcccccTGTGGTATGTACACCTAACACACACCTTCCCCCTGTGGTATGTACACCTAATACACACACCTTCCCCCTGTGGTAAGtacacctaacacacacaccttcccctGTGGTATGtacacctaacacacacaccttcccccTGTGGTATGTACACCTAACACACACCTTCCCCCTGTGGTATGTACACCTAATACACACACCTTCCCCCTGTGTCCCCATGGACACATAATATatatgtttggtctgaacaacaactgaaccccttgactatggctgcatgcttttgtgcattgaTTTGCatgcaattggctgattagatacttGCATTAAGTATCtaatctacctaataaagtggtcactgagtgtgtatatttacagtatataacatACACTGATATACATATTTGCATGGGACTaagtaaatatttatattttggttttttttgcagtgttggcATTTGCACGGCAGAACATGATGAGGGTATTCTGGTTCTGAAATGTCTGCTTTTCCGTGGGAAACGCACCCACCGATCATTTGTTACACATTTCGCCCAGTCCTCGGGTTTATTTTGGGACCTGGGGGTGGGATGTGACCCCGTGTCCTGCCGGCtcggcccccccgcccccctcgcgCTGGAGCCCTCATTAGTTACCTCCTGTCTGCTGTCCACCTCCCTTCCGCCTTAAAAATGATATgtctaaaacatttttgtagcctTCGAGTAAACGGACTGCTCTGTCCTCTCCTGACCCAAACATCTCTGGGAATGCccagacacccccacccccacccgcgTCCTCCACTGCACTCTGATTTTCGACGGGCGCCTGGaaaagcccccaccccccacatcaCCCTTTGCTGTAACTCATCAGCGTCTCGCCAGCCAGTCAGAAAACAGTGACCCTGTTCCGGAGTGTTCTTGGCTCTTCTGCTCACAGTGGACTGAAGACTTAAGGCCGCGGCTCAACAGCTGCATCATTTGAACAGAAGACTGATACTGACCTTCCCGGGGCAACATATAAGTCTCTTCTCTGCGTGTTGTATAACCAGTCTGGCTTTTGCGTGTCATTCAGCCTATACTCCTTGGTGTATTGTACAGTCGGCTGGTCTCTTCTGGGTGTGTGGTAGAGATGACTGGTCTCTCCTAGGTGTGTGGTCCAGCTGACaggtctctcctctccctctccctctctctctgcacacagCTTCGATGACCACGACCCGGCGGTGATCCATGAGAATGCAGGCCAGTCAGAGGTGCTGGTCCCTATCCGCTTGGACATGGAGATTGACGGGCAGAAGCTGCGAGATGCCTTCACCTGGAACATGAATGGTACAGCTCCGTGCCTTCAGACACCCCCCTGTCCTGTTTGACCTGACCCTGCCCCTTCCTGAATCAGCCCATCCTATTTGACCTGACCCGGGCCTTTCTGTATTAATCCAACCTGATTGGCCTGGCCCTACTCCATTTTGTATTACCTCACCCTGTTTGGCTTGATtcccacaaatgcacacatgcataaaccAGCCAACAGccaaattcacacacatactaatTTCCATGCtgctatgcatgtgtgtgtatgtgtatgtgcgtgtgcgtgtgtgtgtgtctgtgcatgcctgtgtgtatgtatgtgtgtgcgtgtttgtatgcgtgtatacgtgtacatgcgtgtgtgtatgtgtgggtacgtgcgtatctgtgtgtatgtgtgtgtgcgtgtgcgtgtgcgtgcatgcgtgtgtacgtacgtgttgGCGGGCGCACAGAGAAGCTCATGACCCCTGAGATGTTTGCGGAGATCCTGTGTGACGACCTGGACCTGAACCCGCTGACCTTCGTGCCGGCCATCGCCTCGGCCATCCGGCAGCAGATCGAGTCCTACCCCACCGACAGCATCCTGGACGAGCAGACCGACCAGCGCGTCATCATCAAGGTGGGGAGGCCTTCAGGCCCACTCTGCCCTACACCAGGAGCTGCTCTGCTGTCGCGCTTCAGGGCTAGTTTTCTGTTTGAGGCCTGCTGCACTGTTGGGAGTTTTTACTTTCTGAGACTTGATTGGAAGTCCAGGCTGGCTTCCTGTTCGAGGCTTAGTTTCCTGTTTGATTGGAGATCCAGGCTGGCTTCCTGTTTGATCTGGGCATCTGTCCTCTGGTTTCTTGTTTGATTGGAAGTCCAGGCTGGCTTCCTGTTTGATCTGGGCTTCTGTACTCTGATTTGCTGTTTTACTGGAGGTGTGTTTGCCTTGCAGCTGAACATCCACGTGGGGAACATCTCTCTGGTGGACCAGTTCGAGTGGGACATGTCGGAGAAGGAGAACTCTCCGGAAACCTTCGCCCTGAAGCTGTGCTCGGAGCTGGGCCTGGGCGGCGAGTTCGTCACCACCATCGCCTACAGCATCCGCGGCCAGCTCAGCTGGCACCAGAGGACCTACGCCTTCAGGTACCGCCCCCACCCTCCTGCCCGGCTCCGCCCGTCCCCTGCTGCTGGGGCGGGAGCTGAGCAGGGGTgcgtctcagaaactgctcctctctcctggtgTAGACCTCCTCACCCTCTGCCATTACCCTGCATACGCTGACCCTGCATACGTTGACCCTGCATACGCTGACCCTGCATACGCTGACCCTGCATACGCTGACCCTGCATACGCTGACCCTGCATACGTTGACCCTGCATACGTTGACCCTGCATACGCTGACCCTGCATACGTTGACCCTGCATACGTTGACCCTGCATACGTTGACCCTGCATACGCTGACCCTGCATACGCTGACCCTGCATACGCTGACCCTGCATACGCTGCTGTGATGGGCCCAGTGCGCACGGTTTCACTGCTTACGCATGTGCAGTCAGGATGTGCTGTCCAGCTGTGTTTTATTGACTGCCtgatgtgcgtgcgtgcgtgcatttgCTGATGAGGAGGTCGCTTTGGccgtttctctgtgtgtttgttgttgatTTGAGATGTGAGGCTTTTGGTTCGTTTTGCTCTGTGGCTCTATTTTAAATTGCGTTCCTGACCTAACCCTGCTTCTCACTGTCTGTCCCCAATAGGTCTGATTTCAGGTCAATATACTCGTGCTttatcccctcccccctccttccctctctgccctctgtcccagcgcatgacctctgacctctgacccctgaccccatgAAGCTGAGTACACGCCTCTCCGTCCCTGCCcgtcacgccccccccccccccccacccccccgtcctGAGTCAGGACTAACCCAGGGGCCACCTCTGTTTGGGTTTCAGGAGGGAACCGGTGTCTGCTGGTTTGTGGTGTACCTCAGCACAACAGCGTTTCATTTAAATCACCACACACCGTGTTACTCAGGCCTAACTTGCCTACCTATTGAAAGGATACCACAgtagcctgcagacactgaggcccttcaggaccaggcttaACCTGCagacattatttaaataattttcattattaacgtatttcattattattactattactattaatgAGTGTGCATTCATTAATACACAAAGATACGCATATGCACTTCAGGTAGAGGGCAcatattctctctcacacacacacacacacacacacacacacacacacacacacacacacacacacacacattatttttcccctttgagcgtccccccctccccccctttcatTGTCGCCCTGCTTGGAGGGGGCGATTGCGTAACAGCGGCATCTCTGACTGGCCGCGGCTGTGATGTCATGTCCTCTGCAGTGAGAACCCCCTGCCCACCGTGGAAATCGCCATCCGCAACACCGGTGACGCTGACCAGTGGTGCCCCCTACTGGAGACCCTGACTGACGCGGAGATGGAGAAAAAGATCCGGGACCAGGACAGGAACACCAGGTGAACTTCCCTCTGCCCGTCCTCTACCCTACAGGCCGCCCGATTACATTAcatccattatattacattacatccattacattacattacattacattacattacattacattaagcagGTGCCAGTCCTCCCCGGAACAAtttgaggttaagggccttgctcaagggaacaGCTgaactgatcttattgtggctacactggggcttgaaccaccaaccttccaggtcccagtcaagcaccttagccactaggccgtAGGCTGCCCTAACCCCGTTTTTAACTCTCCTCTTCTCTACCTGTCTGAACCTTCATAGTAGTGCTGTAAATGGCTGTTAAATGTGCACGCTCATGCATGCTAGTATGCGTGTCAGAAGGTGCTGTTATGTGTTAATATTTCAGTGCAGGTTTTTGAGCTCTGTGCTTGTATCTCAGGTTAACCTCGTACCCGTGTCTGTTTGCCTTTCAGGCGGATGAGGAGGCTGGCCAACACTGCCCCGGCCTGGTAAACGCACAGGAAACCACACCTTACGCGTGCGGAGATGCCAGCCGTCAAGCTGTTAGGACTCCCACAGGGGCGCGCACGCAAACCTGAGACATTCCCTCCCCCAGCCATTCATCCAGTGATGAGCCTCCTACCCTCGCCAAGTCCCCCAGCAGAAGGTCAACAGTCAGACTGAGGACTGATCCTGGGTCAGTGCTGCGCGGCGGGTGATCCATGATCAGGGCCAGCACAGGCCTCCCTGGCTCTGTACCCAGATCAGGCTTTTCCACTCAAACCTCGGCTGACTTTCGTCTGTCATCATCACTTGCATATACTCCCAGTGAgactacccccccctcccccgtagGGCATCATCAACTCCTACTAACCGTCATCAAGCTGATAGTTTGCTGTTTAGCTTGTATAGGTGCTGAGCGATCCTGTTGTGAGCTCCTTTACTAAGGCCTAGATTCAGTCGCCATTCTCCATCAACCTGTGCATGACTCACGGCTGAATATAGCCGCCCAAATCCTTCTCAGACCACCGAGCCGCATTTCAATCTCGTcttgtttcatttttgtttttatgtaacgTTAGCTCTCTTCACAACAAGGTGACCCAGGCTGCCCGTCAGTTACAAATTATTTAAAGCGCAGCAAGGGACTGTCACATAGAGAACATAATTtaatgcatatgtgtgtgaaaaaTAGTGGTGTTGTATTTGCAGTTTATTCTGTGTGAACTGTTGTGGGGAAGCattgactgaatccaggccttagtagtttttttttttttttggtctttccTTTTCCATATTTTTTGTAATAAAGTCTGTACTACAGAGCTTGGCCTGTCTGCATTTGTTCTGCTCTCAGGCAGTGTGGTGGACGCCCGCTCTGGGTCCTGTGAGACCATAAGACTCATTTGCACTCCAACACCAGGTGTGATCTCTGCATTGGAGAACAACTGCTCTGTTTCGGATGGAGCAGCGTGTAGAGTGAAGCTGccaaaccctgtttctggagatgtacgtcctgtaggttttcatttcaacccaaaTTTGCTGCACGTCATTCTGCTGATTAGTAGACCAACAAGAGATCTAAAATCACAAATAATTGTACCTACTTGTTTCAGATAATGAGCTAATTAGTAAAATTAGATCtccagatctccaggaacaggcttgGACAGCCCTggtgttgtatttttatttggtgccttgcatggcacccaatcgctgttggtgtgtgtgtgtgtgtgtgtgtgtgtgtgtgtgtgtgtgtgtgtgtgtgtgtgtgtgtgtgtgtgtgtgtgtgtgtgtatgaatgggtgaatgagaagcatcagttgtacagtgctttggataaaggcgctatataaatgccaaccatttacgattttattttatttttgtcatacaGAATAATTAGACATCTGGTGTGTGTCGCCTGTTCAAGGCCATTTCTAATAAGGGAATTGGGTGCACGAGCATATTGTGAGTGGAAAGTTTCTTGGTTGAGTTGCGCTGCAAGATGTCTTAACGGTTGGTGACGGCTTTTTGTGGCCTGCGGCTAGCCTCATATAAACCCTTGGAGCCCTTGTTACACGGCACTTTCCAGCGTCATCGCCAAGAAACGTTGTTTCCCCTTTTGAATTTCTGCGAGAATGCCCCGTCTTTGATATGGACCGCGGCTGGAACGGCTTCAAACACGACGGTTGTAATGGTCCTGTGTGAAATCAAAGGCTGCTGCATATTAGGATTACCAGACCGAATCCCCGCATTTGGGCCTGGTTTAATCGGCAGTAATATGGACTACGGAGCGCGGCACACTGACGGTACCATATCCGGTGATTTCTCATGCACAAAGGAGGAAACGTAGGTATCCGAGTTGCCATTGACGTGGACGGCGAGAATTCGCTAAGCCGTAAATGGATGGTGAACAGGTTTTGACAGGGATCGCGAGCAGGAGCTTTCACGTCGTGATTCATCTTGAGCCGCTCAGCCACAACGGCGCTAAATCGTGCTAACCCTCCACATGCGCATGGCAGGATGTTCTTTTCGGTCTCCACAAGCTGATACTTTATAAGGTGCTCTACCCCCACCgaccatccacacacagacgTCGCTCTCCCCTCCAGAAAGTGCTGATGAAtcactgtgtgtgggtttttccACACCGCCCTTTTCTCAACATTTATAGTTGGTAATTGTAAGGCAGTAGATTCCCTAGGAAGTCTCTCAGccgttttttaaaacaaataattgcgTGTGCCGCTGCTGCAGCACACTTTCATGTGTACGTAATTCGTACGTTCAATTCTGTGCTTTCATCCTAACACCTGTCTGAATTCATTGCATATTTGACTTTGCCCTAATATATAAGGACAAAACCAAGTAAGTACACTTATTGAAAGCAACTTACAGTAACTACTGTATGCTGTTAAAATGCAGGGGGGAAATGTTTTTCTCTAGTATTCACTAATGAAACGTCAGGGGCTCTTAAGCACATGCTTTGGTGAGACCAGGACCAGTGTAGGCTTGTGCTCTCCTGCAGGGGATGGGAAGGGGTCTGGGGGAGGGGTtcttgtgtgtacagtacaggtatggttttcatttttgctATTTTGACTTTTCCCCTCAGGATGTGTCAATAACTGAAGTATATAAGCATTCTTGCCTTGCGGTCTTGTAACCGTACCTGTGTGGCTGTAGGCTTATTCTGGCAGCAAATTGGGACGCATGTTGGTGACTGTTTCAAAACGCATTTTGGAAGAGAAGGAATGAGCCCCACAGTCTCTGAATGCTTCTGGACTGTGCTGGCATCAACTGTGCCTGTTGGCCCTGCAGGGGGTGACACCCAGCGTCTGATTTTGTTGCTCGAGGACGGGAGGGTTCAATTGTCTCGCGGTCCTTGTTAACTTGCTCTCTggtgccccctgctggttgaGAGACCCTCATGTCTGTTTGCTAAAGCTGCCGGTGAAGTGTCTTCCTTTGACTCATGCCTGTGTAAACTTGGTGGTGTGAAACGATGCAGCTGGGGACCTCACATCCTTCCAAAGGGAAAGGTGGTTGTCTACACCTCCGAATCAGCTGCGAATCACTGTATGAATGCAGCTGTTGGATTGGATATTCCACATTAGGGAGGTAACTGGgtgtataaaaatgtgaattttattttaaattgtgcttgtgcagaactgtttgcACTGGTAAATGCTTAAAGGTGTAAAAATGCTGACACTGCTGGCTGTTTAATGCCCTTGGTGTGTTTAATACACTGGCGTATATGCGCTCAAGTTGGAGAGTAAGGTCTGGCCTGGTGAGTGTTTAACACACAGTGGTGTGGATGTCTTGCTCATGCTGTAGTTGAAGCTCTCAGTGGTGTACATGTTCTCACTCATTCTGTAGTATAAGCATTCGCAACGGTGCAGAAGAAGTCTctttcatctccctctccctgtttgTCATTGATCAATGTGATGTCCCCCCAGGTCCTGTAGTGTCCTTTGGTTGGGAGTTGAAGACGGCGCATGAAGgcaattataaaaatgtttttttaacaacaacaCAGGGTTCAGTTCGGTGTTGCATTTGATGGAATCGgtcctcctctccacaccccctAGTCATAGTAACGTGTGAACCTCAGCCTGTCTGCACCGACTGTTTTGTACAACACGACCGGTGCTTCTGAAAGAAAGGTGCCACACCTCTCGGCCTGACACCAGGGAATGCGAGCTCTGCAGGTTcagctccagccctggagggcggCAGGATCTGCTCACGATTGCTGAAGCACAGAGGAACAGTCGCTGCCGTGCCCGGAGGATTGGAGTTCCCTGTTGCAGCggttccccccctccccctcagtaATGTGTCACGTGCGAGATCTCAATGTTCTGTGGCAGAGTGGAACCCCCCTCAGGGCAGGCATGCTGTTAATGGGCTGTACGGATTGCAGCTGTGTGGTGCGAagaatggagagatggaggtgGAAGTGCCTTTTGTGTATGGAGAGAGCGTTTACAACAATGCGTGTGATGAGCATACATTCCAGAGTTTCTTGACCATAGGACGCTGGGTTAGCCTAATACAGTGGTACAGGACGCTGGGTTAGCATGGTACAAGACGCTGGGTTAGCATGGTACAAGACGCTGGGTTAGCGTGGTACATTGATGCAGGATACTGGGTTAGAGTGATACAGTGGTACAGGATGCTGGGTTAGCCTGATACAGTGGTACAGGACACTGGGTTAGTGTGGTACAGGATGCTGGGTTAGCCTGATACAGTGATACAGGACGCTGGGTTAGTGTGGTACAGGACACTGGGTTAGCCTGATACAGTGATACAGGACGCTGGGTTAGCGTGGTACATTGATGTAGGATACTGGGTTAGAGTGATACAGTGGTACAGGACGCTGGGTTAGTGTGGTACAGTGATGGAGGATGTTGGGTCAGCATGGTGCCGTGATACAGGACACTgggtttacccccccccccatctaagGGGACAGGTCACTGATTCTGTAGACTCTGCTTTTTAACTACAGGCGATTCTAGTTGGTAACAGGAGTTTTTACAGTACAGAACCTGCCCCTTACTGCAGTGTTATTCTTGGTCACATTccataatatatttaaatatttggaacgctcaaactcaaactcaagcAGTAGGGAGACAGAACTCTGTTAAGGACGCTGAGTTGAGTATTGTGCTCTATGAAAACTCTGGAATAAACTATGTGTCCTGGAGGTGTTTTGGACTCTGAATGCAGTCTGAACTCTGTTAGTTTCTGTTAAGTGAGCTAATGGTACCAGATGGATCACAGGACCAAAAACAGACGCACGAGAAGGGTCCAGCTTTGAATCCCAGGCAAAGTGCTACTGTTCTGGACTGGTGCTCACTCAGGCCATTAGCAGATGCTGTTAACCAGCAGGACTTGAAAAGTTTCTACATGAAGGTCTAGAGCAAGGAGCAGAGATGATACCAAGTCATCAACCAATGATAATAATAGCCAGTACATTAAGCTACAGCATAACATTCGGTGCAGTAGCGCTTTAAGAACATGGGTTTGAGAACATAGATGTGTCAGTTGAGTGAGTTCAGCTGAGCCAAGTCTGCAAAAGATAGACTTCAGCTGCCTTCACTTAGCCTGCATGGCCTCCATAAATGTCCCAACTCTATAAACGGTTGTAGAagcaatgggcctcatttatcgaCCTGGATCTGAACGCATTTATTTCAAAAGCTTAGCCATGCGTTAGCCTCCTCTGTTGCAGATGGAATTTGCAGATAATTAGccatcttctttaaaaaaaatgttttataaagttTTGCTGAACCATTTTGCTTCCACCTGGGGTGTGCTGCACTCGACTGATGACAGCATTAACCTCTTTTcaaattttctttcttttcgtGACGCTGCTACTTGCACGATTCAAGAACCTCAACTTCTGCGTTGAGAAATTCCTCTTTTTTGGCATTTACTTTTTCTAAACCTCATGAAAATTGTTACTTTTGTTTGGCTGATGAAAACATTTTACGCACAGCTTCACTGAAACGTTGATAAACGAGGGAGCACTCGCACACAGGGAGCTGTGATGTAGCCGC from Conger conger chromosome 12, fConCon1.1, whole genome shotgun sequence includes the following:
- the smarcb1b gene encoding SWI/SNF-related matrix-associated actin-dependent regulator of chromatin subfamily B member 1b isoform X1, yielding MALSKTFGQKPVKFQLEQDGDFYMIGSEVGNYLRMFRGSLYKRYPSLWRRLASVEERKKIVASSHDHGYTTLATSVTLLKASEVEEIFEGNDEKYKAVSISTEPPAYLREQKAKRNSQWVPTLPNSSHHLDAVPCSTSINRNRMGRDKKRTFPLCFDDHDPAVIHENAGQSEVLVPIRLDMEIDGQKLRDAFTWNMNEKLMTPEMFAEILCDDLDLNPLTFVPAIASAIRQQIESYPTDSILDEQTDQRVIIKLNIHVGNISLVDQFEWDMSEKENSPETFALKLCSELGLGGEFVTTIAYSIRGQLSWHQRTYAFSENPLPTVEIAIRNTGDADQWCPLLETLTDAEMEKKIRDQDRNTRRMRRLANTAPAW
- the smarcb1b gene encoding SWI/SNF-related matrix-associated actin-dependent regulator of chromatin subfamily B member 1b isoform X3, which produces MALSKTFGQKPVKFQLEQDGDFYMIGSEVGNYLRMFRGSLYKRYPSLWRRLASVEERKKIVASSHDHGYTTLATSVTLLKASEVEEIFEGNDEKYKAVSISTEPPAYLREQKAKRNSQWVPTLPNSSHHLDAVPCSTSINRNRMGRDKKRTFPLCFDDHDPAVIHENAGQSEVLVPIRLDMEIDGQKLRDAFTWNMNEKLMTPEMFAEILCDDLDLNPLTFVPAIASAIRQQIESYPTDSILDEQTDQRVIIKLNIHVGNISLVDQFEWDMSEKENSPETFALKLCSELGLGGEFVTTIAYSIRGQLSWHQRTYAFRSDFRSIYSCFIPSPLLPSLPSVPAHDL
- the smarcb1b gene encoding SWI/SNF-related matrix-associated actin-dependent regulator of chromatin subfamily B member 1b isoform X2; this translates as MALSKTFGQKPVKFQLEQDGDFYMIGSEVGNYLRMFRGSLYKRYPSLWRRLASVEERKKIVASSHATSVTLLKASEVEEIFEGNDEKYKAVSISTEPPAYLREQKAKRNSQWVPTLPNSSHHLDAVPCSTSINRNRMGRDKKRTFPLCFDDHDPAVIHENAGQSEVLVPIRLDMEIDGQKLRDAFTWNMNEKLMTPEMFAEILCDDLDLNPLTFVPAIASAIRQQIESYPTDSILDEQTDQRVIIKLNIHVGNISLVDQFEWDMSEKENSPETFALKLCSELGLGGEFVTTIAYSIRGQLSWHQRTYAFSENPLPTVEIAIRNTGDADQWCPLLETLTDAEMEKKIRDQDRNTRRMRRLANTAPAW